TAGCATAAACTATTATATTGTTCTCTTTTTTAATTACATTTTCATAATTTTTATTATTAACAATTTTAATATTATTATTTTCAGCTAAAACACATGAAAATGTTATAAATGTCATTAAAATCAATATTATTTTTTTCATCTTAAACTCCCTTATTTATTATTTATCAATATATTAGTATATACTCTTATTTTTTCTTTATCACCATTTTTATTAGCTAGATCCACTAGTAGCTCTAAAGCTTTAAGTTCATTTTGAGAAAGTGCTATAATAGCATATTTTTTCTTAGTATCTACATCATCACTTAATAATGAAATTTCATAACTTGCAGCTCCAACTCCAAGTTTAGATGCTATCTTTAAATTATCAATATAGCTAGACATCTTAGGATTTATTCCTGATGTCATCTCTAAATTTTTTACTATAGAATAATAATTAAGAATTGAATTTAAGTTTCCTTTTTCAAAACTCTTCTTATACATTTCTAATGCTTTATTTGTTTCATCTGAATTTTCATAATATTCACCTAATTTACTATATACAGGAATATATTCTAATAATTCTAAACTATCATAAATTTGTTTTGCTTTACTCCATTCATCATTACTATATAGTAAATTGGCTTTCATAAATTGAATATCCTTATTATATTCAACAACTTGATCAAGTATTTCTATAGCTTTTTTTCTCTTACTTTTAGTAGATAAATCTGAATACTCAGCAAGTTTTAATGCTGATTTTGCATATTTATGCTTAATATATAGCTCTCTATATATTTTTATAGCATTTTCAATTTCACCTTCCATTTCTAAAAAGCTAGCTTTAGCAAATAAAGCATCAACATTTTCCATTTCTATAAAAGGCTTAAGTATCTTATATGCCACCGATACATCATCTCTATCTAAAAGAAATTTACCTAAAGTATATCTTTCTGAATCTTCTATTTTATTTTGATTAAATTTAACATATAGTTCTTCCATATGTTTAAATTCTTCTAAATGATTTTTCATATCAACATATGTTGGATATATAGTAAAATTATTTTGAGCATATGCTTTTTCAAAATACTCATAAGCTTCACTATATCTTTTTAATGAATATAGGTAAGTTGCTAAAAATGATGTTGCTCCTATATTACCTTGATCAGAAGCTTCTTTTAATTTATCTATAGACTGTTCATATTTATTAGCAAATATTAATGAAGTTGCTTCTCTATACTCTGCATAACCAGAAGATTTACCTATTTTATTTGAATAAAATGAATTTAAGATATCTTCATCTCCTAAATAATTTATTACTTCATAAATATCTTCATCATTACCTCTATAAGCTTTTTCAAAATTCTTTAAAGCCTCCTCATTTTCTTCCCTATATATACTAACTATTCCATCTTCAATATAGTCAAAGGTTTTGCTATCATAATTTAATTTCTTATATTGAAATATTAATAATATAGCTAATGCGAAAAGAACTATAATAAAAATTTCTTTTATTATTCTATTTTTCTTCATTTATACTCCTATTTTATACTTGTTGAAACCTTAACCAAAGGATCTATTTCAACTAATGAAACTTTCTTTTTCTCTGCTGTAGTAAGTAACATACCTTGAGAAAGTATACCTCTAATTTCCACAGGTTTTAAGTTTAAAACTGCCATTACTTTTTTACCTACTAAACTTTGTTCATTTTTATAATATCTTGCAACAGCAGAAACTATTTGTCTAAGCTCTGTTCCAGTATCTACTATAAATCTTAGTAAAGAATTATTTTCAACAACTCTTTCTACTTTTTTTATTTCCACAACCCTTATATCTACTTCATTAAAATGCTCTATATTAATAGGATTATTTATTATTAAATTTTCTTCAAATTCAGACTTAGGTAATTCTATTCTTGGAAATAGAACTTCAGCTTTATTTAATTTATTATTTTCTGGATACATTCCCCATTCTTTAATATTCTCAAGTGATAATTCTTTTTCTTCTAAAGCTAATTGATTTAGTATTTTTTTAGATGAATCTGGCATTACAGGAGAAATTAATACAGCTATTTTATATATTCCATCAATTAGGTTATATAGCACTGTTTTAAGTCTACCCATATCATTATTTTTATATAAAGTCCATGGTTCTGATTCATCTATATATTTATTTAATCTCGATATAAATTTCCATATACATTTAAGCATTTCAGAAAAATTATATTCCGAATAATAAATATCAATATTTTTTAATGTTTCAGACCATAAATTTATTATTTCATTATCAAGATCATTTAATTCATTTATTCCATAAACTATAGAATCAAAATACTTATTTTGCATTCCAATTACTCTATTTAATAAGTTACCTAAATCATTTGCAAGATCTGAATTTATTCTTTGAATAACTGCCATGTTAGAATAGTCAGCATCCTGACCAAATGTTGCCTCTCTTAATAAGAAATATCTAAACTGATCTAAACCATATTTATTTACCTCATCTATAGGATCTACAACATTACCTAAAGATTTAGACATTTTTTGACCATCTTTTGTCCACCAACCATGTACTGCTAATACATCAGGTAATTTTATACCTGCTGCCATAAGCATAGCTGGCCATATTATTGCATGAAATCTTAATATATCCTTACCTACCATATGAACTACTTCTGAATTATTCCAATATATGTCAAAAATTTCACTATTATATCCAGCAGCAGTTAAATATGAATTTAGTGCATCAAACCATACATAAACTATGTGTCCTTTTTCAAGTTCTAATGGTATCCCCCAATTAAATGTAGTTCTTGAAATAGATAAATCTTGCAGTCCTTGTTTTATAAATGAAATAACTTCATTTTTTCTGTTATTTGGTCTAATAAAATTAGGATGTTCTTCATAAAACTTTAGTAACTTATCTTCATATTTTGATAACTTAAAGAAAAAAGACTTCTCTTTCATATCAATTACAGGTTTACCCATGTATAAGCCATCTACTAATTGTGATTCTGTAACAAAAGTTTCTTCACTTACTGAATATTTACCTATATATTCTCCACTATATATATCTCCATTTTCATAAACTTTTCTAATTATATCTCCTACTGTAAATTTATGTTTATCACTAGTAGTTCTTACAAATTCAGAATAATCTATATTAAGTATATCCCATAAATTAATAAAATCTTCTTTCATTTTGTCTACCCATTGTTGAGGTGTTACATTATTTTTTTCAGCAGATTCTTGTATTTTTTGACCATGTTCATCAATTCCAGTAATTAATCTAACATTTTTACCTTTTAGGTTATTATATCTTGCAACAACATCACAAATTATTGTTGTATAAGCTGTACCTATATGTGGTTTAGCATTAGGATAATAAATTGGTGTTGTAATATAGAAATTATTCATCTTTCCTCCTTGTGTATATATATAGCTTAAATGTATTATAGTTTACAACTTCAGTAGAATATTCATCATAATTTATACTAGGAAAATATCTATCAGCATCTGGAAATTTTCCATCTATTTTAGAAAGATATATTTTTTCTGTATATTTTAAAAATTGTTTATATATATTTTCTCCACCAATAACATATATTATTTCATCACTATCTACATATTTTTCTAATATTTTATCTATATTTCTTAATACATAAATATCCTCATTTTCTTCTAAAGTAGTACTTATTACTATATTTTCTCTTAAATCTAAGGGTCTACCTATAGATAAATATGTGTTTTTACCCATAACTATTTTATGATTTAAAGTAAGTTTTCTAAAAAATCTTAATTCCTCAGAATTATGCCAAAGCATTTTATTATCCTTACCTATTTCATTATTTTCACCTACTGCAACTACAATATGTATCATTTAAGTGTTGCTCCTTTAACTGTTAAATCTTTTCTAATTGCTTCTACTTTTTCATCTTCCATATTAAATTCAAAGTTTTGCTGTCTTAATGCCTCATAAAGTATTATTACAGCTGAATTTGATAGATTAAGTGATCTACCAATTTTTAGCATAGGTATAGTAATATTTTGTTCTTTATATCTATTTAAAATTTCTTCTGGTAATCCACGAGATTCTGGTCCAAACATTATATAGTCATCTTCTTCAAATTGTACATCACTGTATTTTCTATCAGTTTTAGTTGTAGCAAAATATATTTTTCCACTACCTTTATTTTCCATAAAGTCTTCAAATGATTCCCATATTTTTAAATCAACATATTTCCAGTAATCTAATCCTGTTCTTTTTATATGCTTATCACTAATTTCAAAACCTAATGGTTTGATTAAATGAAGAGTTGTATTAGTTATCACACAACTTCTTCCAATATTACCCGTATTATACGGCATTTCTGGTTGATATAAGACTATATTCACTTTTGCCCCCAAAATGATATATATTTTGTAACATCATTAAATACTACATATGCCATAAGCATTAATAATAAGATAATTCCTATAGTATGTATTTTTTCTTCTAATTTCTTATTTAATTTAATTCCAAAATACTCAAGTAAAACAAATAGTACACGACCACCATCTAAAGCAGGTATAGGTAGTAAATTAAATATCCCTATATTTATAGATAAAATAGCATATAGCTGTAATAATACTAAATAACCATAAGTATTAATGTGATGTGCAAATATTAAAGGTAGTCCTACAGGTCCAACCATTTCTTTTGCTTTAACTGCTCCTGTAACTAACATTTTTAATCCTACAAATGTTGCATAAAATGATTTCCAAAATGCTGCAAAAGCAAAAGTTATAGGTCTTCCTGTTATTAAAGCAAGTATCATAAATGCTATTAAAGCTGTAATAAAGTTCATAAAAACACCAGCTAATAATACTATTATTTTTTCAAACTTAGGGTGTGATATAAAGCCTTTATTATTATACTCTCTTATTTCTTCCTCACTATAATCTTTAAATTCTTTATCATCTTTACTAATTTCAACCATACCTTCTATTAATACATATCCACCAAGAGGTATAGCTCTTAAACTATACTGTGTTCCATTTTTTTCTCTGCTATAAATTAAAGGCCCCATTCCTATAGAAAATTCCGATACTGGCATATTGAATTTTTTTGCAGTATAAAAATGCCCTAATTCATGTAAAAATATTATTAAACTTAATATTATTAATGTAATTATTATAATAAAAAACATTATCTTCATTTCTCCATTTCCATTTTAATTCTTTTACTAATTTGATTTATCAGTAAAATATTCTTTGTATACAACATAGAATTACTATCTTTTAAAACCATTTCTTTATTGTCTTTAATTAAAACAAGTTCATCTGTAGATGTTTCCTCATTAATATATACTAAAACATTTTTTTCTTCTAAATCTTTTATTATATTTCTAAATATTTCATCATATATATTACCTACTACTATTAAAATATTTTCTGTAGTTTTTATTAACTCAATTATCTTATATGTTAAATTATCAACTCTATCAAATAAATATATTCCATCCATATTATACTGAGAATACAAACTATCTAAACTCATCTTTAAACTATTAATAGTTTCTGCAATCTCCTTTTCAAATTTATTAAGATATATACTTGGATCTATAACACTATAGTTTTTAGAATCATCATTTGTTGGATGTAATTTAATTATACCCTTTTTTTCCATAATTTTCATAGACTTATACACAGAACTTCTTGAAACATCTATTTCTTTTGAAATTTGAGTTGGATTTTCCCCAGGATGCTTAATTAAATATAGGTAAATCTTTGCTTCTATATCTGTAAACCCTATATCTACAAGTTGATTAAAAATTAATTCTTTATCCATTATTTTATCCCCATTAATTCTTGATAAGTTGTTTTAATATATGAATCAGTCATTCCAGAAATATAGTCTGTAACTAGTAATAATCTTAAGTATAACTTGTAATTATATATCTTATTTTCATATTCTTGTTCAAGTCTTTCTTTTTTATTTCCCTCAAGTTTTTCTTCATCTATTTTAGCTTCAAGTTTAGCTCTTTGCTTATTTTCAAAATCATTTGCATATACATGATATACATATTTTTGATTTTCACTTAATATTATCCTATATTTCTTATGCACAGAATTATCTTTTTCAAACTTAGTATCATAATATATTATAGAATCAACAAATTTTTCTAATAAAAATTGTATCATAATATTTGCAGTAAGTTCCATTTGATTATTCTTTTTAGATTCAAATATATATTTTCTTGATGCATATTTTAACATTTTAACTATTCTTGATGATCTACCATCTTCAAGTAAAGCCTTAGTAAATGTCCCATTCATTATTTCTTTATAATTACTAATAAAATTATTAACTACATCTTTAATAATAAGTCCTTGTATAGAGATAATCCATCTACTTGCAGCATAATTATGTATGCTTTCATAACCTTTTTTCTTTGCCTCTTCCTTATACTTAATAAGTCTATCATAAAATATATCGCCATCTTCAAAACCATATTCTCTTAAGGCATTTTCTAAATTATAGTAATTTAAATATTTTTTCTTTAATCCATCTTCAACATCTGCTGTTATATATGCTATATCATCAGCAGCCTCTAAAAGAAAAGTTAAAGGATGTCTATATATCTTATTTTCTTTTTCATCATATGTACCAGTTGATTTTACTACATCTAAAAATACATCTTCTTCTGCAAGAAAATATCCCATTTTTTTATCCTTAATATTTCCACTTTCTCTATCTATATCTTGTGAAGACACAGGATATTTAATCAATGTATTAAGTAGAGCATAAGTTAGATTCATACCATTTTCATCAACTAAAAAATGTAATTTAGATACAACCCTTATAGCTTGTGCATTACCTTCAAAATTTTCAAAATCAGCTATCATTTGAGGTGTTAATAAATCTTTTATTTTTTTTACTTCACCATTAAAATCTTTAATATCTGTTTTATCTATATAATTAGAAAACCACATTCTAATAGTATCTTCTCCAAAATGACCAAAAGGTGGATTCCCTATATCATGTATTAAAGCTGCTGAT
The genomic region above belongs to Streptobacillus moniliformis DSM 12112 and contains:
- a CDS encoding tetratricopeptide repeat protein; its protein translation is MKKNRIIKEIFIIVLFALAILLIFQYKKLNYDSKTFDYIEDGIVSIYREENEEALKNFEKAYRGNDEDIYEVINYLGDEDILNSFYSNKIGKSSGYAEYREATSLIFANKYEQSIDKLKEASDQGNIGATSFLATYLYSLKRYSEAYEYFEKAYAQNNFTIYPTYVDMKNHLEEFKHMEELYVKFNQNKIEDSERYTLGKFLLDRDDVSVAYKILKPFIEMENVDALFAKASFLEMEGEIENAIKIYRELYIKHKYAKSALKLAEYSDLSTKSKRKKAIEILDQVVEYNKDIQFMKANLLYSNDEWSKAKQIYDSLELLEYIPVYSKLGEYYENSDETNKALEMYKKSFEKGNLNSILNYYSIVKNLEMTSGINPKMSSYIDNLKIASKLGVGAASYEISLLSDDVDTKKKYAIIALSQNELKALELLVDLANKNGDKEKIRVYTNILINNK
- a CDS encoding tRNA (cytidine(34)-2'-O)-methyltransferase; translated protein: MNIVLYQPEMPYNTGNIGRSCVITNTTLHLIKPLGFEISDKHIKRTGLDYWKYVDLKIWESFEDFMENKGSGKIYFATTKTDRKYSDVQFEEDDYIMFGPESRGLPEEILNRYKEQNITIPMLKIGRSLNLSNSAVIILYEALRQQNFEFNMEDEKVEAIRKDLTVKGATLK
- the metG gene encoding methionine--tRNA ligase, encoding MNNFYITTPIYYPNAKPHIGTAYTTIICDVVARYNNLKGKNVRLITGIDEHGQKIQESAEKNNVTPQQWVDKMKEDFINLWDILNIDYSEFVRTTSDKHKFTVGDIIRKVYENGDIYSGEYIGKYSVSEETFVTESQLVDGLYMGKPVIDMKEKSFFFKLSKYEDKLLKFYEEHPNFIRPNNRKNEVISFIKQGLQDLSISRTTFNWGIPLELEKGHIVYVWFDALNSYLTAAGYNSEIFDIYWNNSEVVHMVGKDILRFHAIIWPAMLMAAGIKLPDVLAVHGWWTKDGQKMSKSLGNVVDPIDEVNKYGLDQFRYFLLREATFGQDADYSNMAVIQRINSDLANDLGNLLNRVIGMQNKYFDSIVYGINELNDLDNEIINLWSETLKNIDIYYSEYNFSEMLKCIWKFISRLNKYIDESEPWTLYKNNDMGRLKTVLYNLIDGIYKIAVLISPVMPDSSKKILNQLALEEKELSLENIKEWGMYPENNKLNKAEVLFPRIELPKSEFEENLIINNPINIEHFNEVDIRVVEIKKVERVVENNSLLRFIVDTGTELRQIVSAVARYYKNEQSLVGKKVMAVLNLKPVEIRGILSQGMLLTTAEKKKVSLVEIDPLVKVSTSIK
- a CDS encoding site-2 protease family protein, with amino-acid sequence MKIMFFIIIITLIILSLIIFLHELGHFYTAKKFNMPVSEFSIGMGPLIYSREKNGTQYSLRAIPLGGYVLIEGMVEISKDDKEFKDYSEEEIREYNNKGFISHPKFEKIIVLLAGVFMNFITALIAFMILALITGRPITFAFAAFWKSFYATFVGLKMLVTGAVKAKEMVGPVGLPLIFAHHINTYGYLVLLQLYAILSINIGIFNLLPIPALDGGRVLFVLLEYFGIKLNKKLEEKIHTIGIILLLMLMAYVVFNDVTKYISFWGQK
- a CDS encoding TrmB family transcriptional regulator, translating into MDKELIFNQLVDIGFTDIEAKIYLYLIKHPGENPTQISKEIDVSRSSVYKSMKIMEKKGIIKLHPTNDDSKNYSVIDPSIYLNKFEKEIAETINSLKMSLDSLYSQYNMDGIYLFDRVDNLTYKIIELIKTTENILIVVGNIYDEIFRNIIKDLEEKNVLVYINEETSTDELVLIKDNKEMVLKDSNSMLYTKNILLINQISKRIKMEMEK
- a CDS encoding deoxyguanosinetriphosphate triphosphohydrolase; this encodes MNWKNLLSINTRRARSRIKASDIRNDFEKDYHRVISSPSFRRLQDKTQAFPLEENDFVRTRLTHSLEVSSFAKSIAQSIGKRIIEEKIDPDFGYEELNAISTILSSAALIHDIGNPPFGHFGEDTIRMWFSNYIDKTDIKDFNGEVKKIKDLLTPQMIADFENFEGNAQAIRVVSKLHFLVDENGMNLTYALLNTLIKYPVSSQDIDRESGNIKDKKMGYFLAEEDVFLDVVKSTGTYDEKENKIYRHPLTFLLEAADDIAYITADVEDGLKKKYLNYYNLENALREYGFEDGDIFYDRLIKYKEEAKKKGYESIHNYAASRWIISIQGLIIKDVVNNFISNYKEIMNGTFTKALLEDGRSSRIVKMLKYASRKYIFESKKNNQMELTANIMIQFLLEKFVDSIIYYDTKFEKDNSVHKKYRIILSENQKYVYHVYANDFENKQRAKLEAKIDEEKLEGNKKERLEQEYENKIYNYKLYLRLLLVTDYISGMTDSYIKTTYQELMGIK
- a CDS encoding dihydrofolate reductase, whose translation is MIHIVVAVGENNEIGKDNKMLWHNSEELRFFRKLTLNHKIVMGKNTYLSIGRPLDLRENIVISTTLEENEDIYVLRNIDKILEKYVDSDEIIYVIGGENIYKQFLKYTEKIYLSKIDGKFPDADRYFPSINYDEYSTEVVNYNTFKLYIYTRRKDE